GATGCCGATTTCACCACCGGTATTGCGGGCACGATAGGCTTTCACCGCCAGAGAATGCGCCAGCATGGTGTGATACGCCACCGTGGCGGCACGTTTGAAATCCACCACATTCGGGTAATGGAAGTCATACAGATAGCCGCCTTCCACCGGCACCACCGGTTCGTTGAAGGTGAACCAGTGCTTCACGCGGTCACCGAACAACTCAAAACAGGTATCGGCATATTTTGCGTAAGCCTGCACGACGTCGCGGTTTTCCCAGCCGCCGATTTCCTGCATCGCCATCGGCATATCAAAGTGGAACAGATTGATAAACGGCTGCACGCCCTGCACCAGCATTTCGTCGATCACCTGATTATAAAACGTGACCGCTTCCTGATTCACTTCGCCGCGTCCGTTGGGGATCAAACGCGCCCAGGAAATCGACGTGCGAAACGTGTTGTGGTTCAGCTGTTTCAGCAGCGCAATGTCTTCGCGCCAGTTTTTATAAAACGTCGAGGTATCCTGCGGACCCACGTCGTTGTGGAAACGTGTCGGCTGCTGTGAATACCAGTGATCCCACACCGTCGCGCTTTTGCCGTGGCTCAGGGTTTCACCTTCCGTCTGCGGCGCGGAACTGGCACTGCCCCACCAGAATTCTTTTGGAAATGCGTATTTCATTGTCATCCTCGCTGTCCGTTAGCTTAACGTTTTTAACTGAATTATTTGACTGTTTAGCTGTTTGCCGGTACGGCATTGTCCGCCGTTTGTGCCGTGGCTTTTTCCGCTTCCTGTTTCAGCAACGTACGTTCATAGGCTTTCAGGAACGGGTAGTACATTACGGCTGATAACACCATACAGAACAGGCACATAATTACCGGACTGAATGCCCAGTTTGCGGCCCATGACGCACCAATTGGCGCGGGCGTTGTCCAGGGCGTGAGCGAGACCACTTGCGCGACCCAGCCCAGTTTGGTGGCGGTATACGCAAAAATTGCGTTCAGCATCGGTACCAGTGTGAACGGCAGGAAGAACACCGGATTCATGATAATCGGCGTACCAAACAGGATCGGTTCGTTGATGTTGAAGAAGCTCGGCACCACGCCCATCTTGCCTATGGTGCGCAGATGCACGGCCTTACTGCACAGCAGCAGGATCGCCAGCGGCAGGGTCGAGCCGACGCCGCCAATCAGCAGATAGTGATCCCAGAATCCTTGCAGATAGATATGTGGCAGCGGCTCGCCGTTCTGTAACGCCGTCTGGTTCAGCGCCAGATTGGTCATCCAGAACGGGTTCATGATGCCGGTCACAATCAGCGCACCGTGAATGCCTGCAAACCACAGCACCTGACAGATAAACACCGAAATCAAAATTGCCGGCAAAGAATCGGATGCGGAAACCAGCGGTGCCAGCAAGTGCATGATGGCTTCAGGAATAATCATGCCAGTGGTGGACTGAATAAACAGGTTCAGCGGATGCAGCGTGGCGACAATCACCACCACCGGGATCAGAATTTCAAACGAACGCGCCACGCCGGTCGGCACTTCTTTCGGCAGACGAATGGTGATGTTGCGGCGTTTGAGCAGCGCATACACTTCGGCGGCATAAATCGCCGTCAGGATCGCAGTGAAAATGCCTTCGCCGGAGAAATATTGCGTCGAGATTTGTTTGTCATGATACGGCGCCGCCACCAGCAGGAATGCCATAAACGCCAGCAAGCCGGTCATGATCGGGTCGAGTTTATAGTGTTTACCGAGACTTGCGCCGATGCCCACCGAGATGAAAAATGTCATCACGCCCATGCTCAGATACCACGGCAGCATCAGCTGCTCGCGGTACTTCAGCGACAAATCCAGCCAGCCGCGCGCGAAACCCCAGGTGGTGTCCGGCGAGAAAGGCGGGAAGATAAACACCAGCATGAATGAGCCGATAATCATGAAAGGCAACGCCGCGATAAACCCGTCACGAATGGCGATCACATGCCGTTGCTGACCGACGCTGCCCGCCAGTGGCGTGATGTGTTTTTCGATGACGTTAACCATCGCCTGATAAAGGCCACTCATACGCGGCTTCCTTCCTGTGCGATCAGGCCGTAAGCGAAGTCGAGCACGTTGTCGCCGCGCTGCATGCCGTAATCCATCATGTTGATGGTTTCTACCGGAATATTGAATTCTGCGGCTCTTTTGGATAAATCAGCCTGCATATAACGCACCTGCGGCCCGAGCAGCACGACCTGATAGTCGCGGAATTTTTCGTCAAACTCGCTGGCTCCGAACGCGTCGATCTGCACTTCTTCGCCGCGCTCTGCCGCCACTTCTTTCATTTTGCGTACTAATAAACTGGTCGACATTCCCGCCGAACAACAAAGCATGATTCTTTTCATTTTGCTTCACTCCCAGATGATTTATGTTCTGCCCGTTTCTGCTTGCTGAGGGTATTTGAGGCGTTATGGAAACCGGTTTCCATGGTTTCCGGGAAAATGTGCGAGCCTGTTCATAAAATTTCACGGAGATTGTCCGGCGATGTGAAATGTTTCACATTTTGAGCAAATGTCATTCGCGCAGGAAAAAAGTGTCGCTACAGAGAAAACGAATAACAATTATCACTACAGCATGAAATGACATATCAATAAAATATTTTACGGTGTCATAAATAAAAACTAAATCCGATTAATATCATTGCCTGCGTTCTGTTAAAAATTGATATCGAATGATTTTATCGTTTGAGGATTATTGAATACATTGTCCGGCATTCATCACCTGTTTTCTTTGAGGAATGCCCGATGCCGGCGTTTAAATACAGTCAAATAACCCGATTTATCCTGCTGGCGTGCTGTCTGCAAAATATAGCTATCATGAGTGCCAGTGCGGCAAATTACTCTTTGCCGCTATTACTCACGAACAATCAAACGCTGACCTTATCCACAAAGGATAACGAAAATATTGTCGCGGATAACCCGTTGATAAAATATGGAATAATGGTGAACAATGGCGCAGAACTGACTGTACTCGCCAACCAGTTTAACGCAACGGGCAGTCAGCTTAGTTCCTCCCTCATTGCTCAAAATGGCGGGATAATTAATATCGGAAAAGATTCCGTCATTAATCACAACAGCACGTCATCCGGTATTTCTCACGCCATCACTGTTCAGGACACAGGAAGTGTATTAAATATCAACGAGGCAACGATTAATTCAAATAGTGCCGCACTGGTGATTAATGAGAATGCCACGGCAAATATGCTTAACACCACAATTAATGCCAATAATGCGGATAATGCCGTTGAAGTCAATACGGGCGCAACGCTGAATGCCACGGGATTGACCGTTAATCATCTTGGGGGAATGTCCAGCAGTTCTGCAATAGCTATCAACAATGCCGATGCCACATTACTGAATACGTCAATTTTGTCTCAGGTTCGTGAGGGGATAAGTATCGACGGGTCTGCTGACCGTTTTTCAAATGTTACTTATGATCGCGGAACCATCGTGACGGACAGTGATCAGAGTAATGCAGTGGCAGTGACGTTCGGTAATTTGCAAATGAAGAACGTTGATATCCACACATTAGGGCAGTACAGCAACGGTCTGATGGTGCAAAACGACAGCGTGGTGCAAGTCAGCGGCGGTTCCATTACCACACAAGCGGCTGCAACAAATGGCGTAACAATTAATGGTGCCAACGATCTGACACTGGCAGACGGACTGCTTATTTCCACCCCTGGAAACGCCTCTGTCGGCCTGGCGCTGAATGCCGACCCCATGACAGCCGATCAGGTGCAAAAAGTGCGCATTGATAATGCGACCATCAACAGTGGCAATGTCGGGATCAGTAAGATTTACGACGGTGCTGCCCAGGTGATCATCGACAATGCTTCCCTCGTTTTAGGGATTAATGCAGCGATGACTTTTGCCGATAACGGCGCCAGCACGGTGAATGTCAGCGGCAAAAGCCAGATTATCGGCAATATTATCAATGGGACCACGGCGAAAACCGATGTCACGCTGGATGGCTCCGTGCTGACCGGCGCGGTGCAAAATCTCTCCTCACTGACGCTGAATAACCAGTCGGTGTGGAATCTGACCGGCGATTCAGTACTCACTAATTTATCTATGGATAACAGTCTGCTGAACTTCACTCAACCGCAGCAGGGGCAATTCCACACTCTTAACGCCAGCACGCTTTCCGGCAACGGTTCGCTGAATTTCAACACGCAACTGGGCAGCGATAATTCCCCCACCGATTTACTGCATGTTCAGGGTAACGCGAGCGGACAATTTGGCGTGCTGGTGCGCAATGTCGGGGGCAGCGGCGCGCTGACAACAGGCGATGGGATCCGTCTGGTGCAGGTGGATGGGGCTGACACCTCATCACTGAAATTGCTGAGAAAAGTCAGTGCCGGGGCCTACGATTATTATCTCTATAAAGGTGGCAGCAGTTCGTCAAAAGACTGGTATTTGCGCACTTATCTGGAGCCAGTGCCGCCGCCGGAACCGGTGCCTGATCCTGATCCGGCACCAGAACCTACACCGCAACCGACACCGATACCTAAACCAGTGATCGCCTACCGGACGGATGTCGTGGGTTACATTGCCGCGCCCTTCCTTAACCGGCAGTACGGTTTTAGCTCAATGGGGTCTTATCACGAACGTACCGGCGACAGCGTCAAACGCGCTCAGGATGGCACATGGGCCCGCATCGGCGGGGCGCATGATAATTACGATATCGGACGCTTCAGTTTTGACAGCGACATCCGTTATATCCAGATCGGCAAGGATTTGTATCAGGATGAGACACCGCGCGGGAATAATGTGCATGCCGGGATAATGATTTCGCTGGGGGATCAGAAAACCAACAGCTCGGACAGCGCCCGCGGGCTGGTGGGTGAATCCACCGATACCGGAGATGTGTCTACCGATGCTTACGGCATTGGCGGTTATTACACCGTGAAGACCGACAGCGGCGCGTATCTGGATTTCGTCGGGCAAGTCACCGATTACCACACCGAATTCCAGAGTGAAACGCAGGCTAAACAGGACGGCTACGGGGTGGCGTTGTCTGCCGAAGGCGGCATTCCGTTTGCGATAACCCAAAGCTGGCGACTCGAACCTCAGACGCAGGTGATTTATCAGTATCTGCACATGAAAGGCTTCAACGACGGGATAGCCTCGGTAGAAAAAACCACTGACAACAGCGTGCAGGCACGGGCCGGTGTGCGACTTTCCCATCTGCCGCAGGTGGATCAGCCGAACATTACGCCGTACCTGAACCTTGATGCGGTATCGACATTCAGCGATGCCCCCGCGGTCACTATCGCCAGTACCCGTATTTCGCCTGACTTCACGCAAAGTACCTGGAAAGCGGGCGGCGGGATCACTGCGACGCTGAGCAAAAATGCAGCCTTGTATGCCAGCGCCAATTATCTGCGGGGTTTTGACGGTAAACAGGAAGGTTATCAGGGCAATATCGGCATTAACGTCAGCTTTAAATAACGAAATCAGGACGCAAAAAAGGCGATGCCATTGCATCGCCTTACGCTTTTGACTTGCCTGTTATCAGACCGGCGGCAGGTCAAACAGCAGGATTTCACTGTCTTCGTCTGCGTGAACCGACAGCGCCGTTTCATCCCAGATCGCCAGCGCATCGCTCGCCCCGGCTTTCTGGCCGTTAACGGAAACCGTGCCTTTCACCACCTGGATCCACACGCGGCGTTCAGCCTGAATCTGATAAACAGACTGTTCGTCTTTTTTCAGCGCCCAGCGGGACAATTCCATATCCTGGAAGACTTTCAGCGAACCTTCACGGGCATCCGGAGAAAGCACCAGCTGGCGACCCTGCGGCGCATCGAACATGCGTTGTTCGTAACGCGGTTCCAGCCCTTTCTGATTTGGAATAATCCAGATCTGATACAGGTGCAGTTTACGGTCGCTGTTACCGTTGTATTCGGAATGCGTCACACCGGTACCGGCGCTCATTATCTGGAACTCACCGGCCTGGATTTGTTCTTTATTGCCCATGCTGTCCTGGTGTTCCACGGTGCCGTCGAGCACGTAGGTCAGAATTTCCATGTCTTTATGCGGATGCTTACCAAAACCCTGCCCCGCATCGATGAAATCTTCATTGATTACCCGCAGCGCGGAGAATCCCATAAAGTTCGCATCGTAATAATCGGCAAAAGAGAAGGTATGCCAGCTTTCCAGCCAGCCGTGACTTGCGTGACCGCGTTCTTGTGCTT
The Rahnella variigena genome window above contains:
- a CDS encoding pirin family protein, with the protein product MIYLRKAQERGHASHGWLESWHTFSFADYYDANFMGFSALRVINEDFIDAGQGFGKHPHKDMEILTYVLDGTVEHQDSMGNKEQIQAGEFQIMSAGTGVTHSEYNGNSDRKLHLYQIWIIPNQKGLEPRYEQRMFDAPQGRQLVLSPDAREGSLKVFQDMELSRWALKKDEQSVYQIQAERRVWIQVVKGTVSVNGQKAGASDALAIWDETALSVHADEDSEILLFDLPPV
- a CDS encoding PTS sugar transporter subunit IIB, coding for MKRIMLCCSAGMSTSLLVRKMKEVAAERGEEVQIDAFGASEFDEKFRDYQVVLLGPQVRYMQADLSKRAAEFNIPVETINMMDYGMQRGDNVLDFAYGLIAQEGSRV
- a CDS encoding autotransporter family protein, with translation MPAFKYSQITRFILLACCLQNIAIMSASAANYSLPLLLTNNQTLTLSTKDNENIVADNPLIKYGIMVNNGAELTVLANQFNATGSQLSSSLIAQNGGIINIGKDSVINHNSTSSGISHAITVQDTGSVLNINEATINSNSAALVINENATANMLNTTINANNADNAVEVNTGATLNATGLTVNHLGGMSSSSAIAINNADATLLNTSILSQVREGISIDGSADRFSNVTYDRGTIVTDSDQSNAVAVTFGNLQMKNVDIHTLGQYSNGLMVQNDSVVQVSGGSITTQAAATNGVTINGANDLTLADGLLISTPGNASVGLALNADPMTADQVQKVRIDNATINSGNVGISKIYDGAAQVIIDNASLVLGINAAMTFADNGASTVNVSGKSQIIGNIINGTTAKTDVTLDGSVLTGAVQNLSSLTLNNQSVWNLTGDSVLTNLSMDNSLLNFTQPQQGQFHTLNASTLSGNGSLNFNTQLGSDNSPTDLLHVQGNASGQFGVLVRNVGGSGALTTGDGIRLVQVDGADTSSLKLLRKVSAGAYDYYLYKGGSSSSKDWYLRTYLEPVPPPEPVPDPDPAPEPTPQPTPIPKPVIAYRTDVVGYIAAPFLNRQYGFSSMGSYHERTGDSVKRAQDGTWARIGGAHDNYDIGRFSFDSDIRYIQIGKDLYQDETPRGNNVHAGIMISLGDQKTNSSDSARGLVGESTDTGDVSTDAYGIGGYYTVKTDSGAYLDFVGQVTDYHTEFQSETQAKQDGYGVALSAEGGIPFAITQSWRLEPQTQVIYQYLHMKGFNDGIASVEKTTDNSVQARAGVRLSHLPQVDQPNITPYLNLDAVSTFSDAPAVTIASTRISPDFTQSTWKAGGGITATLSKNAALYASANYLRGFDGKQEGYQGNIGINVSFK
- a CDS encoding PTS sugar transporter subunit IIC — encoded protein: MSGLYQAMVNVIEKHITPLAGSVGQQRHVIAIRDGFIAALPFMIIGSFMLVFIFPPFSPDTTWGFARGWLDLSLKYREQLMLPWYLSMGVMTFFISVGIGASLGKHYKLDPIMTGLLAFMAFLLVAAPYHDKQISTQYFSGEGIFTAILTAIYAAEVYALLKRRNITIRLPKEVPTGVARSFEILIPVVVIVATLHPLNLFIQSTTGMIIPEAIMHLLAPLVSASDSLPAILISVFICQVLWFAGIHGALIVTGIMNPFWMTNLALNQTALQNGEPLPHIYLQGFWDHYLLIGGVGSTLPLAILLLCSKAVHLRTIGKMGVVPSFFNINEPILFGTPIIMNPVFFLPFTLVPMLNAIFAYTATKLGWVAQVVSLTPWTTPAPIGASWAANWAFSPVIMCLFCMVLSAVMYYPFLKAYERTLLKQEAEKATAQTADNAVPANS